One part of the Leclercia sp. LSNIH1 genome encodes these proteins:
- a CDS encoding MBL fold metallo-hydrolase, giving the protein MKKRFIVSVVVVMMIASAASLPFVLNAGFGQPPQGAQLNEFAASPQYRDGQFHNTLPTPGFTGNKNMLAAWWDFLVTKRENARPAQPLPLVKTDLAQLPLDQETLVWLGHSSWYLQLAGKRILIDPVFSNYAAPFSFLNKAFAGEYPWRAEEMPDIDLLIISHDHYDHLDYATIKALLPKVKRVVTPLGVGSHLRYWGMEPSIIEERDWEQSVRISDDLTVHVLPARHFSGRWLKRNQTLWGSFMFVTPETKVFYSGDSGYGSHFSAIGERFGAVDLAIMENGQYDQDWKYIHMQPAETAQAAADLNANAVVPGHSGRFVLAKHTWNDPLIQLTQASKDKKYRLLTPELGEPVRVDDATQQFRAWWE; this is encoded by the coding sequence ATGAAAAAGCGTTTTATTGTTAGCGTGGTGGTAGTGATGATGATTGCATCCGCGGCGAGTTTGCCGTTTGTACTCAATGCCGGGTTCGGCCAGCCGCCACAGGGCGCGCAGCTGAATGAGTTTGCCGCCTCGCCGCAATATCGCGACGGCCAGTTCCATAACACCTTGCCGACGCCCGGCTTTACCGGCAATAAGAACATGCTGGCGGCGTGGTGGGATTTTCTGGTGACGAAGCGTGAGAACGCGCGTCCGGCCCAGCCGCTGCCGCTGGTGAAAACCGATCTGGCGCAGCTGCCCCTGGATCAAGAGACGCTGGTCTGGCTCGGCCACTCCTCGTGGTATCTACAGCTGGCAGGCAAACGCATTCTGATCGATCCGGTATTCAGCAACTATGCCGCACCTTTCTCTTTTCTCAATAAAGCCTTTGCCGGGGAGTACCCGTGGCGTGCCGAAGAGATGCCCGATATCGATCTGCTGATTATCTCGCACGATCACTACGATCATCTCGACTACGCCACCATCAAAGCCCTGTTGCCCAAAGTGAAGCGCGTGGTCACGCCGCTCGGGGTGGGATCGCACCTGCGCTACTGGGGCATGGAGCCCTCGATCATTGAGGAGAGGGACTGGGAGCAGTCGGTGCGGATCAGCGACGATCTCACCGTACATGTCCTGCCGGCGCGCCACTTCTCCGGGCGCTGGCTCAAGCGCAACCAGACGCTGTGGGGCAGCTTTATGTTTGTCACCCCAGAGACGAAAGTGTTCTACAGCGGTGATTCTGGCTATGGCTCGCACTTTAGCGCCATTGGCGAGCGCTTCGGCGCCGTCGATCTGGCGATCATGGAGAACGGCCAGTATGACCAGGACTGGAAGTACATCCACATGCAGCCTGCCGAAACGGCGCAGGCGGCGGCGGATCTTAATGCCAACGCGGTCGTACCGGGCCACTCCGGGCGCTTTGTGCTGGCAAAACACACCTGGAACGACCCACTGATCCAGCTTACGCAGGCCAGCAAGGATAAAAAATATCGCCTGCTGACCCCGGAGCTTGGTGAGCCGGTCAGGGTAGATGATGCCACGCAACAATTTCGTGCGTGGTGGGAATAA
- a CDS encoding RamA family antibiotic efflux transcriptional regulator, whose translation MTISAQVIDTIVEWIDDNLHQPLRIEDIARHAGYSKWHLQRLFMQYKGESLGRYIRERKLRLAARDLRESDEKVYDICLRYGFDSQQTFTRVFTRTFNQPPGAYRKDNHSRAH comes from the coding sequence ATGACTATTTCCGCTCAGGTTATCGACACCATTGTCGAGTGGATCGACGACAACCTTCATCAGCCGTTGCGTATCGAGGATATCGCCCGACATGCGGGCTACTCCAAGTGGCACTTACAGCGGCTGTTTATGCAGTACAAAGGCGAGAGTCTGGGGCGCTATATTCGGGAACGTAAGCTGCGGCTGGCGGCGCGGGATCTGCGTGAATCGGATGAAAAGGTCTACGATATCTGCCTGCGTTACGGCTTTGACTCCCAGCAGACCTTTACCCGCGTCTTTACCCGCACCTTTAACCAGCCGCCTGGGGCGTATCGCAAGGATAACCACAGTCGCGCGCATTAA
- a CDS encoding DUF1158 domain-containing protein, which produces MRHPLESLLTAGGILLMAFLSVLLLPAPSLGLVVAQKLMTLFHLMDLNQLYTIIFCLWFLLLGAIEFFILRFIWRRWFAH; this is translated from the coding sequence ATGAGACACCCGTTAGAATCGCTGTTAACGGCAGGCGGCATTTTGTTGATGGCCTTTCTCTCCGTTCTGTTACTGCCTGCGCCGTCGCTGGGGCTGGTGGTGGCGCAAAAGCTGATGACCCTCTTCCATCTGATGGATCTGAATCAGCTTTACACCATCATCTTTTGCCTGTGGTTTTTACTGCTCGGCGCCATTGAATTCTTTATTCTGCGGTTCATCTGGCGCCGCTGGTTTGCGCATTAA
- a CDS encoding cation-transporting P-type ATPase, which produces MHHTQTPPPTTPDMAYQQTVEQTLAAQQSTAAGLSRAQAQARLDKHGPNALPEKKARPAWLRFLAHFNDVLIYVLLAAALLTAIMGHWIDTLVILGVAVINALIGHIQESNAEKSLNSIRNKLASDARVIRDGDHETIPTTEIVPGDIIFLRAGDRIPADMRLIEAHNLRVEEAILTGESTVVDKHTQPLNGELPLGDRTNLVFSGTTVSAGGGVGVVIATGQETELGHINQMMAGIEKHRTPLLVQMDKLGKAIFGIIMAMMAALFVFSLLLRDMPIGELLLSLISLAVAAVPEGLPAIISIILSLGVQAMARKRAIIRKLPTVETLGAMTVVCSDKTGTLTMNEMTVKAIITADSCYRVEGDSYAPEGNISLEGSDEPVKIQPGTVLEHYLRTIDLCNDSQMIQDERGLWRITGGPTEGALKVLAAKAQLAPVTTTLINKIPFDSQYKYMSTHYRIGDEEQILITGAPDVIFALCARQQTRNGAEAFNRSYWEAEMERYARQGLRMVAAAYKPANGEQTLTHDDLSHGLIFLGIAGMMDPPRPEAIDAIHACQQAGIRVKMITGDHPQTAMSIGQMLGIANSGQAVTGSRLEQMDDSELAQAAVEYDIFARTSPEHKLRLVKALQEKGEIVGMTGDGVNDAPALRQADVGIAMGIKGTEVTKEAADMVLTDDNFATIASAVKEGRRVYDNLKKTILFIMPTNLAQGLLIVIALLAGNIIPLTPVLILWMNMATSATLSFGLAFEAAERNIMRRPPRQTGQHVMDGYAVWRVAFVGTLIAVAAFALEAWLAPRGHSAEFIRTVLLQMLVCAQWVYMINCRNTEGFSLNRGLLANKGIWLVTGVLLLLQLAIIYLPFMQMLFGTEALPLRYWGVTLVTAGAMFFIVEIEKRLTRRFRKAA; this is translated from the coding sequence ATGCACCACACCCAGACGCCGCCTCCTACCACGCCAGACATGGCCTATCAGCAGACCGTAGAGCAGACGCTTGCCGCGCAGCAGAGCACCGCGGCGGGTCTGAGCCGCGCACAAGCACAGGCGCGGCTGGACAAACATGGTCCCAACGCGCTGCCGGAGAAAAAAGCCAGACCGGCCTGGCTGCGTTTTCTGGCTCATTTTAACGATGTGCTGATTTATGTATTGCTGGCCGCTGCACTATTAACGGCAATAATGGGCCACTGGATCGATACCCTGGTTATTCTGGGTGTGGCGGTCATTAACGCGTTGATTGGTCATATTCAGGAAAGTAACGCCGAAAAATCACTGAACAGCATCCGGAATAAGCTCGCCAGCGATGCCCGTGTTATTCGTGACGGCGATCATGAAACAATACCCACAACTGAAATAGTTCCCGGGGATATTATTTTCCTGCGTGCCGGGGATCGTATTCCGGCCGATATGCGTTTAATTGAGGCACATAATTTACGCGTTGAAGAGGCTATTCTCACCGGCGAATCGACGGTGGTGGATAAACACACCCAGCCGCTGAACGGGGAATTACCGCTCGGCGACCGCACCAACCTGGTCTTCTCCGGTACCACGGTGAGCGCAGGCGGCGGCGTTGGGGTGGTCATTGCCACCGGCCAGGAGACCGAACTGGGCCACATTAACCAGATGATGGCCGGGATTGAAAAGCATCGCACCCCGCTGCTGGTGCAGATGGACAAACTCGGCAAGGCCATCTTCGGGATCATCATGGCGATGATGGCCGCGCTGTTCGTCTTTAGCCTGCTGCTGCGCGACATGCCGATCGGCGAGCTGCTGCTCTCTTTGATTAGCCTGGCCGTGGCGGCGGTGCCGGAAGGTCTGCCTGCCATTATCTCGATTATCCTGTCGCTGGGCGTGCAGGCGATGGCCCGCAAGCGCGCCATCATCCGTAAACTGCCCACAGTCGAAACGTTAGGAGCGATGACCGTGGTCTGCTCGGATAAAACCGGCACCCTGACCATGAACGAGATGACCGTTAAGGCGATCATCACCGCCGACAGCTGCTACCGCGTTGAGGGCGACAGCTATGCCCCGGAAGGCAACATCTCTCTGGAGGGCAGCGACGAGCCGGTGAAGATCCAGCCCGGTACGGTGCTGGAGCACTATCTGCGTACCATCGACCTGTGTAACGACAGCCAGATGATTCAGGACGAGCGCGGCCTGTGGCGTATCACCGGCGGGCCGACCGAAGGCGCGCTGAAGGTGCTGGCGGCAAAAGCGCAGCTGGCGCCGGTCACCACCACGCTGATTAACAAGATCCCGTTCGACTCCCAGTATAAGTACATGAGCACCCACTATCGGATAGGGGATGAGGAGCAGATCCTCATCACCGGCGCGCCGGACGTTATTTTCGCTCTCTGCGCCCGGCAGCAGACCCGTAACGGTGCCGAAGCCTTTAACCGCAGCTACTGGGAAGCCGAGATGGAGCGTTATGCGCGCCAGGGGTTGCGTATGGTGGCGGCGGCGTACAAACCGGCGAACGGTGAGCAGACCTTAACCCACGACGACCTCAGCCACGGCCTGATCTTCCTCGGTATCGCCGGGATGATGGATCCGCCGCGTCCGGAAGCGATCGACGCCATTCATGCCTGCCAGCAGGCGGGGATCCGCGTCAAGATGATCACCGGGGATCACCCGCAGACGGCCATGAGCATCGGCCAGATGCTGGGGATCGCCAACAGCGGCCAGGCGGTGACCGGCTCCCGGCTGGAACAGATGGATGATAGCGAGCTGGCACAAGCGGCGGTGGAGTACGATATCTTCGCCCGCACCAGCCCGGAGCATAAGCTGCGTCTGGTGAAAGCCTTGCAGGAGAAAGGTGAAATCGTCGGCATGACCGGCGACGGCGTAAACGATGCCCCGGCGCTGCGCCAGGCGGACGTGGGCATCGCGATGGGCATTAAGGGCACGGAAGTGACCAAAGAGGCGGCGGATATGGTCCTGACGGACGACAACTTCGCCACCATCGCCAGCGCGGTGAAAGAGGGGCGTCGCGTCTACGACAACCTGAAGAAGACCATTCTGTTTATCATGCCGACCAACCTCGCGCAGGGGCTGCTGATTGTGATTGCCCTGCTGGCGGGGAACATCATTCCCCTGACGCCGGTGCTGATTTTGTGGATGAACATGGCGACCTCCGCCACGCTCTCCTTCGGGTTGGCATTTGAGGCCGCCGAGCGCAACATCATGCGTCGCCCGCCGCGTCAGACCGGGCAGCACGTGATGGATGGTTATGCCGTCTGGCGCGTGGCCTTCGTCGGCACCCTGATTGCCGTCGCCGCCTTTGCGCTGGAAGCCTGGCTGGCTCCGCGCGGCCACAGCGCGGAGTTCATCCGCACCGTGCTGCTGCAGATGCTGGTCTGTGCCCAGTGGGTCTACATGATTAACTGCCGCAACACCGAAGGCTTCTCCCTGAACCGCGGTTTGCTGGCGAACAAAGGCATCTGGCTGGTGACGGGCGTGCTGTTGCTGCTGCAGCTGGCGATTATCTACCTGCCGTTTATGCAGATGCTGTTCGGCACCGAAGCGCTGCCGCTGCGCTACTGGGGTGTAACCCTGGTGACCGCGGGCGCAATGTTCTTCATTGTCGAAATCGAGAAGCGACTCACCCGCAGGTTCCGTAAGGCGGCATAA